The nucleotide window aatgaaaagctttgaGATGTGTGgtattcttttcatttaactGATGTTTTGGAAATTGCATGGAAGTCTGTCCCCAGATTAGCTTCTGGTGTAAATGGTAAAGAGGTGGGTGTTTGGAACTGAAGGATGTGGTCTCGTCTGGTTGGAGGCTGGCTGTTTTGGCATCGTGGCAGCACGGCAGTGATGCTGTTGACGTGTGGACGTGTAATCAGCAGTGATGAAGAAGCAGGGGAGGAGCAGTGATGGGACGCACTGTGTTCACCATGGATCAGGAAAGCGAGCAGCACCAGGAAAGGGCCCTCTTATTCTCAGAAAGCCGAAGGCTAAATTAAGCGCTGTGGTTTGATCGGAGAGGCTAGCTTTAGTAGCCACTAGTGTAGGCTGGTTGACACATCTGTGTCGGCCATAGAGACGCCTGCCCCTTGGCCCCAGAGGACAGAATGGGTTTGTTTTTATCAAAGGATGATTAGTAGCACAGGAAGCTCTCAGAGGGTTTGTCTGCTCAGCAGCAGGACAAAGGGTGAGAtaagatgttttatttacaggGTAGTTTTCACCTTGTCTCTATAGTTATGGAGAGCCTGATCACTGATCATTATGAATGTAAACACATGTCCGCTTTGGCTTCCAGCAGCAGTGGGTCTGATTCTGCCAGGCTCACTGTGGGACATAAAAGGTTCAGGCTCAATGCCAGATGGTTTTAGGTTTGATTTCCCACATGGATCACTTTATCGTATCCCCAAGCACGTTTCTTTAGTAAATACCGTGCTGTATAAATAGAGATTGTTAAAATGTTGCACAAGGAAAGGATCccaaataaactgaataaacCACCATCTTAGAGTGTGCAGTTAAGTTGGTGCCAGAAACTAGGTTACCCAGTTAAATGTATGTGACCttttttcaatgtgaaatgTATATCGTGCTCAAGATCCGCATTTAGAAATGTGGTCTGgggacagagtgaaagaggcTCACAAATGAGTCCTAGAAAAAGAGAGCCCCCTCTGTCCCGGGAACAGGATGAtagcacgcgcacacacgcacacacacacacagtcgtgAGTCCACTTTTAAACCCGATTGTGGCTTCAGGGAGGACACTGAAATACTTTCCCATTTTTGGCTGCAAGCTTCTCCACCATTCCCCTCTCTCAGTGTGAGGGCATCGAGGGTCTGAGATTAGTTTTACATATCGGCCAAAGCTCAGGTGGGCCAGCAGTGGGAAACCACACACCTTCCCATCAAAATGCACAGCCTCTGTCCCTGTTAATGTAGTCTTGGTCTGAACACAATAATggagattattaaaaaaaaactggctatGCTGTAGCCTATGTTCTCCCGTGTGGTGTTCACTGTGGTAGGGCACAGAGACAAATCATGTTGCTACAGTATGTTGATGTGGAAAACCTCTAGTGAAGAAGTCTGACCATTTTCAGTAATGCAGTAAGACAATTTGCACAGCAGAACATACAAACCCTCAGTTGTTTTTGCTCCATTATTGACCTGTCAGTGTGACTGAATCAAAGGGGAGCTGTGGCAGTGTTTTACCATTAGAGGTCAAGGTAGCGTCAAAGGAGTGAGGGTCTGCAATCTGTTGCACCTCTTTTCAGTATATTCGTGCCCATATTTAGGtgcaagtttctttttttctttttctttttcttttttttacggGGATACCCTCTGAAAAAACCAACATGGCAGTGAGGGAGATATTTAGCTTCACTGTGGCATCAGATTCATCTTCAAATGAAACTGTTGAGTCACTCACCCTCAGCTAACAAAAAGGTCAGGTGCTGAAGCTGTCCAGACGAGCGCTTAAAATGTCGCTGAGTCCGCCTTCATTGATGGATACAGTGATTGTTTGGAGAGGATGGGATATttacatttgctgtgttttattaGCAATTACCAGGCCACTCTGTTAGTGGAAAGAATGAGCAGGGCTCTCTGTTGGCTCTATTTTTGCTTCCAGCTGGAGTGCACTGGAACATTCCGCATATCATTTTGCGATGCTGTCCTGTTGAGCTGACGGCTCGGTATGCCCACTGTTTGGGGgataatttattgaaatatggAAGCCCATCGCCACGCCTAAATGCGTGTGCATTTGTAATGGCGAGTGTGTGTATCAAAGTGGGCATCTGAGAGcgagttatgtgtgtgtgcaccagaCATCTTTGAAAAAGCCGCTATTGCAGAGCCTCTAAAAGGAGCATGTGTTGTGTTCAAAAGTGTCTGTGCTTCTTGTTTAATCTTAATTTCCTATTTTAAGGTGTACTGTGAAAAGAATGTCTGAATTTCAGAAAGGAACGTCCTCAGATATATTTGGTTAATATTGATCCTGAACCGAAAGCATTTCCTTGctaggttacatttttaaaatattaactcATGTTCCATAGAATTCAACTGTAATATGTGGTCGTTTCCTCTTCAAGCCTTTTTCATACTTTCACTCTTGAGTTCTGGCGCTCGTTCTGGAACAGATAAAACCAGATAACCATGACGACAGTCCCATATGCTACGAATGGACAGTGTCTCTAGTCTATTGCTCTGTAGCAGCAAAGATTAACCGGTGTGTTGACAGTCATAGCATGACATGTCTCCCAAAAGAATGTGAGGGCTTGAATTGGGCCCAATATTACACACAAAATGTAAGATCCATTCACACTGCAGTTGTTTGTCAACTTTGCTTGCTCCATaccattgtgacatcatgcatttatttaaagtaTGCAGAGTAAGTAACATCAGTAGGATTGCTGTTTTATGGTTGTCATTATTCTTATATGCACTTTCAGGGAAATGACTGTGCTTGTGTTGCTGTTATAACTCTGGGGGGTATTTTCTGCAGATATTCTCAATCATGGAGTCGCATTTGAATTTTGCCTACTGACCTCAcctgattttctctctctcccccccccccttcagttGGAGACAAGGTTCCTGCCGACATTCGTCTCACATCAATCAAATCTACAACCCTGAGGGTGGACCAGTCCATCCTGACCGGTGAGCGGAGTCACCATCTCTTCACACGTTTTACACCATCACATCACTTTGCCTTGTGCTGGTCCTGTTGCTGTCACAGAGAGTTCCAGTTTTCTAAAACCTGGGGTCTGCAGTTCTTGAGCAGTAGGTGAATAGTAGGTGCAGCTTGCTCAGCTGAAATGTATACTGCCATACTGTGTATGTTTAGAACGACACGCACGCATTGAAAGCGGGTTGGTGAATACAACACGTGCACACTACCGTGCAGCAACCATCAACCTCGGCAGCACAGCCAGCAGCGCAGAGGGCTGAAAGCTGGTCATCATTCAGTCGGAAACTCGTTAGCATGCACAGCCCATGAAGGCTGCTGCGCTGATAAGGCTGACTGGGACGTTTGAAGCCTCCTGAGTCTCTCGCTTGTGACGCAAGCGTTAAGTCCAGCATTTATCACCCCACCAACTGCTTTGAAATAGCCTGGAGGCTTCACCTGATAAACAGCTCTGTGGAGTCTTTGATTTTAGTTTGATTTGACGTTTGACGTCTAATGCGGCAGCTCCAAGCTAAAGGCAGAATCCACCCCCAGCCAACTAGCCACCTGGATCTAGACAACAAAGTGGCTGTCTTTTcaagtgatgacatcacagttgaGCAGATTACTGCCTCCCATTTACCAACAGGGGGTGATGTAACGTGTAGTGTGAATCTTCTGGTGTCATTCTGTGTGTTCAATTATTAATCTAGTGCTACGAAAAAGTAAAATTGCTCTCTGCAGGTATTCTGATAATGTTTCAGTCAATCATTAAACTTTAATACTGCTAGTGacaaatgcaaatttattttgcatattatttacaaaaaataagtgTGTCAGATCTTCTTTAGCTTGCTCATTTTCTCTTCCTGTGCACCTGTGAttgaaatacacacatttatttaagcGCCAGTcttgtcagctgatgacatcacagcttaACAGGCAGTGCAGTGGCGCTGTCCCTCTCCAGCAGGTTGCAGAGGGTGACGCTCAAGGTTTTTTGACACATGTGATGTGAATAGACAGCTAGTGATGACattcatgtgttttatttattaaatgtgctgAAGGTGTCCTGGAGGACACTCTTTCAGGAGGGTGTGGGTGTTGCTGATAACTGAGACGTGGAAGGAGAGTGCTGTCAGCTTTCATTTTTGGGATGAGAtttctgtgtggtctgtgctgcagtagtgccattgcatgctgggagggAAAGGCAAAGTAGatcctgttgtgttttttttgccatttcttttttccccatttaagAATTTATATTCAGGGGAAGTTGTAAGTTCTAAGGCAAAAGATTACTCTGGGCCAAAGATTAGTTTCTGCAAAAGATTACTCTTGGGTTAAGTCATGGTTTTCTGTCAATTCTACAAAGTTACAAAGAACTAGAATCTTGGTAGTGCACTACAGTAAAGCTTGGTATCAATTCACCTGTTTCGAATAGCTCACCTtcagcacaaatgaaaacacttaTAGGAACATATTTTGCATCCCTGTAGATTTGGTCTGAGTGGGTTGTCTTGAACACAGACCACTGTGTCTTAGGGTGCTCTCCAAGGTTACGTGTCTTTAGCATGTCTAATGGGTTGCCATGTTTATCTCTCCCTGACTACATGTTcgtttttttccatgtgtattTTAGGGGAGTCCGTATCGGTCATTAAGCACACTGACCCTGTACCAGACCCCCGCGCTGTCAACCAGGACAAGAAGAACATGCTCTTTTCTGTAAGTACAAACAGGTGGCGCTCCTCTGTCTCACCCTATCCTCACCACTCGGTCTGTTAGGCAAGGTTGGACTGATCACTCTGTGAGGGGGCACTCACCTGTACTGCCGCAGGTATTCTATTAGGGCCGCGATTCAGCTCCAGCTTTCCTTCTATTTGCCATCTTGGAGGTTCTGGTTGGTGACGGGAGGTTCCGGTGCTGTTTGCGTTCTTATACATACTttggatgttctgttttctgtgacgACCCTTCAAAAATGTTCTGAAgcagccagcaaatcagaacagttacagcttcaacaatggcCGAGACAGAACATTCAATATGAAGCACGCTGAGCTGACTCTCTAGTCAATATGCTGGTCTTTCACCTGGtttgtgatatatttttttttttttttttatctggccAATCAGGTGCCTGATGAAGGTTGTCTGAGCACACCCACAAACAGATATGCACAAGCACCATAACTCACATACAGTGGGAATTTTctctttacagtttttttttttgtatcaatCAGATTGTCCTTTTACACCATGAAAGAACAGCGAGTCTGTGGGTTCGCACTGATGTTAGGAACATATCTGTCTGTCCTGCCTGCCCAGCACGCCTGGCTCACCTGTCCGTGGCTCACCTGTCTTCGTTCCTCAGGGCACGAACATCGCGGCGGGCAAGGCGGTGGGCGTGGTGGTGGCGACGGGCGTGAACACGGAGATCGGGAAGATCCGCGACGAGATGGCGTCCACGGAGCAGGAGCGCACACCGCTGCAGCAGAAGCTGGACGAGTTCGGCGAGCAGCTGTCCAAGGTCATCTCCCTCATCTGCATCGCCGTGTGGATCATCAACATCGGCCACTTCAACGACCCCGTGCACGGCGGCTCCTGGATCCGCGGCGCCATCTACTACTTCAAGATCGCCGTGGCGCTGGCCGTGGCCGCCATCCCCGAGGGGCTGCCCGCCGTCATCACCACCTGCCTGGCACTGGGCACGCGCCGCATGGCCAAGAAGAACGCCATCGTCCGCAGCCTGCCCTCCGTCGAGACGCTGGGCTGCACCTCCGTCATCTGCTCCGACAAGACCGGCACCCTCACCACCAACCAGATGTCCGTCTGCAGGGTGAGGCTCTGCCCTTTATGCTTaagacagaagggggggggggggggttggtaaTGGCAGGGTGTCCTGGGAGTTCTCTCTTTATTCtttcttcatcttttctttGAAAGGGCATTGTCTGGTTCTTTGAAATTGTGGTACTAGACAAATCTCTTACCTGTGTATAGAATGAAAAGTTGTTGAAGATGTGGTTCTTGTCTTCGGGTGTAATGACAATATGAAGGTCGCAAATGGAGAGAGTGTGTTAATCTAGTCTCTTCCTCAGTGCATCTCTTCCGGGTCGGACTGGTGGTTAGTTTGGAAGAGGCAGAACTTGGTTTTGGGATTGTTTCCGTTTTGGGTTTGCATGGCGAGGGAAGAGAGGCCGTTTTAGGGGGTGGTTCTGGATTGAGCCCAGATGTTACTGGGACTGGGAACTGGCCTGACAGTACAAAGTGCAAAGCGCCACTCTCCTCTCTTCTACAGAAGCGCACACAGTTACACTCAAAgaaacacatagacacagacacatgcacatacactctcttttcacactttttgtttaaaaggttaaataaaggaTTTTTAGGAGAGACAAAacttcttttctctgtctctgagagcaGTGCACAGCTCTGATAAGCGTTCGGTGTCTCCCAGCTGTGCGCTGCTCTGATCAGTATTTGATCTGTCCTAGCAGTACACTGCTCTGATCAGCGTTTGATCTGCCCTAGCAGTACACTGCTCTGATCAGCGTTTGATCTGTCTTAGCAGTGCACTGTTCTGATCAGCGCTTGATCTGTCCTAGCAGTACACTGCTCTGATCAGCGTTTGATCTGCCTTAGCAGTACACTGCTCTGATCAGCGTTTGATCTGTCCTAGCAGTACACTGCTCCTGATCAGCATTCAGCTGCTCAGCTGCTTGCAGCATTGTTGTGTAACTGACCTTATGTTCCCACTGCTTCACGCACTGAAAAAGTGGAGCAGTATTCACCAAGTCATACCGATTGGTCAAGTTTCTAAACACCAAGATGGATTCTGACTAATCATTCGTCAGGTGCTTAAACAGGAGATGGAATCTTACTAATGATTGGTCAAGGGTTAAACCAACCCCTTGGTTTAAGGTCAGTGTGAACATGGTGATTACACCCCTGACCTTCTGTGTCAGTGtactaaatatataaaatatgattgGCATATGGCATGTTATAGATATGTCAGATGTTGTAGATATGTTATAGATTGTATTTTACAGGAATGAATGTGACAACTAGATAAATTCCTAACAGTAATAAACACTGTTACATTTATTGCCAGTACAGATGTTATGGGTTATGTATTAGAGGAATTCTTATAAAGTTATTAAGTTTGCACCACAGTCAGAAGATGCCTGCTGTGACGTGCACAAGACTGCCTCTGCAGCTCTGATGCCAGTAGCggtttatactgtgtgtgtgtgtgtgcgcgcgcacatcAGTTCTTTGAAGTAATTCCTTGTCTTCTCAGATCTctggtttatttctgttttgtctccAGGCTGATGAAACCGCAATTAGCTTGGCATTAAACAATTACAATTGAGCTGGGATCAGGTGCAGTTTCTTCCACTTTAATGGTTGACATCAGGAAGAGATCAGGGTCAGAAGGTACCTGTGCATTGAGGATTCAAGGATTCAAGCTGACTGTATTGACATGACAAGTTATCTAGGAGTGCTGCCAAagcattttgtgaaatgattaTCTCAGAATCCTTATCTcataattcagttcaatttaatAAGCTCTATTAGCGTGACAAATATATGTCCATGCTGCcataacaaaaacattcacacacacaataaatgaaCTCCATCGAAAAAAATTGTCGATATATAAGGTGTATTTTGTTAATATCTTACTATTATCCATTGACAACCCTTTCTGCCTCATTtgttctctatctctctcttgttctctctctctctctcccctcgcCCCTTCTCTCTTgacctctttctccctctgtcacacccTTGAACAAGTATCTTCTCATCAGCAGCGACGGCTCGTTTTTCAGAGATCTGCTATGAGTGATGCATTGTGAGAAGGCAATGCAGAATCGTCATACTGGTCTCTTAGTCTCATTGTTCTGCCTGTGTTCATATTCATTTGGGTGTCCGTCTTCCCCATAAGCTCTGTTTATTGGCTGACAAAGATTAGAGCCTTGTTCTAGCGTTTACTGCCACCTACAGTCAGTCTCTGAACGGCGCTGTGAAGGAGACTGATATAACTGTGAAATAGCTTGTTGTTAAGGGATTTGTAAACAGGAGGTGCAGGTTTGAATCTCTGCCCTATATTTagtgaaatgtgtaaatgtgtgcttgctaaacaaacaaataacattaACGGTAAATGGAATGTGGGGTGAACATGGAAGGTAAGAGGATTACAGTGTACTTAAAAAGCCTGGGAGTGGTTAGCAGTGTCTTTCTATAAAGTTTAGAGCCATTGCTGGAAATGTAGGTTTCCTCGTTTGAACTTGTTAGGATGGGAGGTATGGCATACGTTAGGGTCAAAGGTCTTGTGTGGTAGAGGTCAATTAGTACAGAAGGCTAGAATGTGCAAATGGACCTGTAATGTCCCATTGGTCTGTGTTAATGTTTCCACAGCATTAGCTGACTGCTGAAGGATTGTCTGAAGGATAAATTGTGCATCTCCTGAGTAGCTGGAATGGCAAAGCATGAAGCGTGGTGTTGTTAGTAATGCTGATCTATGGCAGCGCTGACCTtgagagcgtgtgcgtgtgcgtgtgcgtgtgcgtgtgtgcgtgcgtgcgtgcgtgcgtgtgtgtgtgtgtgtgttcttgatGGCAGCATTGACTGGTGTTGTTTCTCTGCTCTCAGATGTTCATCATTGACTCAGCACATGGGGACAGCTGCTCTCTGAGTGAATTCACCATCACCGGATCCACATACGCACCTGAGGGGGAAGTGTGAGTACTGACCCAGCACTTACTTTTACACACTCATGCTTTATAAACACTggcgcgcacgcacacacacacacacacacacacacacacacacacacacacacacacacacacacacacacatacagcttgAGGACCCATGTGTATTGCATTGGGAGTgaacccctctctcctctctgtgctgcaggctcCAGAATGGGCAACCTGTGAGGTGTTCTAAGTACGACAGCCTGGTGGAGATGGCCACAATCTGCGCTCTCTGCAACGACTCCTCTCTGGACTACAACGAGGTCAGTACACCAGCATTcctgtctcatttttttaagggatcctcagggaaagtgttctgTTGGACGTACCAGGCATTTGAAATTGTGCCATGTGAGGGCTGTTTACTTTGTCTGCGCTTGGAACACACAACAGAGCTGTTTCattgctgcagctgctgtgtgccATCTGTCAGTCAAACCAATCAGATTTCCCAGCCCTCCACAGAACACGCTGACTGTAATATGTGTAGCACAAGAAGGCTCCACCCTTCACCCACTGATATAGAAAGGTTCTGTGCTTAACCACCACTGCACTTCAGGATTAGTTGCTCTGTGTTGGTGTTGCAAGTAGGGATGTAGTCATCAGGTGTCAGGTGCAGAAACATTTTGGGGCTTTTACACACTGAATGAGTCTCGGAACATGGTGTTCATGTATATGCATCTTATCACTTCCTCAGACCAAAGGCGTATATGAAAAAGTGGGCGAAGCCACTGAAACCGCACTCACCTGCCTGGTGGAGAAGATGAACGTGTTTGACACCAATGTCAAGAACCTGTCCAAGATTGAGAGGGCCAATGCCTGCAACTCAGTGagtctccacctccacctccacctctgtcTCGCACATGGTCACAGAATCCAGTGGAGAGGCcttttgtctccttttctgtctgtctgtgcgggGAGTatcagtgtctctgtgagtaTAAGGTCTGTGTGTATTCCTACGTAACGCTTCGTTGGTTTCTCAGGTGGTGAAGCAGCTGATGAAGAAGGAGTTCACCCTGGAGTTCTCCAGAGACAGGAAGTCCATGTCCGTGTACTGCACCCCCAACAAAGCGCGTTCATCCATCGGCAAGATGTTTGTCAAGGTAACATGCTTGCCCTGCCCACCTGCCTTACCCAATCATGTGTCAGGATTAGGCTGACGCCACCCTCTCTCGGTATCTAATACCACCTGTGAGGATCTCATACCGGTCtcagtgtttgtctttgttttccttcattcatttatgtgttttattgacATATATGTTCAGAATCCTggaatctgattggctggtgggtctgtgctgtgtttcagggtgCTCCAGAGGGGGTGATTGACAGGTGCACCCACGTGCGGGTCGGGGGCGACAAGGTGGTGATGACGCCGGGCATTAAGGAGCGTATCCTGTCGGTGATCCGGGAGTACGGCACAGGCCGCGATACGCTGCGCTGCCTGGCGCTCGCCACGCGAGACAACCCGACGCGCAAGGAGGACATGGTGCTGGATGACTCGTCACGCTTCATCGAGTACGAGGTGAGGCCCTGCTCACACCGATAACCAGGGCGTTGTATGGAAGGTCATCCCACAGGAATtttttgtgagagtgtgtgtgtgagagtgtgtgagagtgtgtgagagtgtgtgagagtgtgtgagagtgtgtgagagtgtgtgagagtgtgtgagagtgtgtgagagtgtgtgagagtgtgtgagagtgtgtgtgagtaggtgGGCGGGCAGTAGGTACCTGTGTTCActctgaggtggggggggggtgtctccgTGCAGACGGACCTGACGTTCGTGGGCTGTGTGGGGATGCTGGATCCCCCCAGGGCGGAGGTCGCCGCCTCCATCAAGCTGTGCAGCCGCGCGGGCATCCGTGTCATCATGATCACTGGCGACAACAAGGGCACGGCCGTGGCCATCTGCCGCCGCATCGGCATCTTCGGACCGGACGAGGACGTCACCGGCATGGCCTACACCGGCCGCGAGTTCGACAACCTGTCCCCCGCCGGCCAGCGCGACGCCGTCATCAAGGCCCGCTGCTTCGCCCGCGTCGAACCGTCCCACAAGTCCAAGATCGTGGAGTACCTGCAGTCCTACAACGAGATCACTGCCATGGTAACCTCACCCTTACCTTCCCTGTTAACATGACAGATAAAAGCCGTGTCTGCAGACTAACCTCCCTCCATTTCAGCCTGTCATACACTCCGTATCCAGGGAGCCTAATGTGGCTAAATTATCACTGATAATATTCATCTGCTTTGCAAACAGGACACACATCCCACATAATAAGCACATTGCACCTTTACATATAACAGAGTCTAGAATTCTTATTGTAGTGTGGGGGTCATCTGCCAAGCTTCTGGAGAGTCCAGCAAACCCATGTGattcaaaaaaagattttcaatagaattgttgctgctgtttggtAGGTGTTGCGTATGAGCATCAGTGTGTGTCGTAGGTCAGTGTTGCACAGACTTTAATGTGCGCACGCGTGGTTCTCATCGGCAGACAGGAGACGGGGTGAACGACGCCCCTGCCCTGAAGAAATCCGAGATCGGGATCGCCATGGGCTCTGGGACGGCCGTGGCCAAGACAGCGTCCGAGATGGTCCTCGCCGACGACAACTTCGCCACCATCGTGGCGGCGGTGGAAGAGGGCAGGGCCATCTACAACAACATGAAGCAGTTCATCCGCTACCTCATCTCCTCCAACGTGGGCGAGGTGGTCTGGTAAGGGCCTCGGCATGGGCAGTCACCCTTACAGACACTATGTTCTTATATACATGCTGTGTGGGAAAACCTCCACACAAGTGCCTTCTACAGATGCTCCATATAGAGTCTCCACAGAAATGCCTTATAAGTGCTGTTTGTACAATTTACATAGAAATGCcttaaatactgtatgtagaaTGTCCAGTTGAATGGCTTATGGTTTATGGTTTAACTCGTGTGTTTCCCTGTTGACAGCATCTTCCTGACAGCAGCTTTGGGCTTCCCTGAGGCACTGATCCCAGTTCAGCTGCTGTGGGTGAACCTGGTGACAGACGGCCTGCCGGCCACCGCCCTGGGGTTCAACCCTCCTGACCTGGACATCATGAACAAGCCCCCCCGCAATGCCCGCGAGCCCCTCATCTCCGGCTGGCTCTTCTTCAGATACCTGGCCATAGGCTGTGAGTTCACCTGAGCGCACACCTGTCTGTGGGGAACAAGGCTGTGAACTGGGCCTTTGAAAGCCTTgaacacattttgaatgatcCTAATTCAGTTATTTCTATCCCAAAGAGttagaaaaaaattacactCACTcttatatttttgcagttttttttactgtgaggGAATTGGGTCCATCTTTCTTGGTAACTTGCTAGCTTTATGTTTACTGCCAATTCGCATCAGAACTGAACGAATTGACTTGCTTGTTGACTTGTTCATGAAGCCCATTGCCAAAGGTCATTGGTTCTGATATTCTCTGCCAGGAGTGTCCCCAAGTTAAGTGTCCATGCAGACAGAATATTATGTAAGAGGAAGTGTGTGTCAGAGTATTTCCTCTGTAATACCACTTTCAGCATGATTTCACAACAATTTGACTTAAAAACGACACATTGCCCCGAAAATGTGGATCTGACCTAAGCGTGGAAACCCTTCACACAGATTTTGCATTATACGTATAGCGCTCATCATCTTCTGTAACTTCACCATGTCTGCCCGTCCACATACATATAGATTAGTGAATGCAATgctcaaaagaaaaacaagccctGTTATGCAGCAGACCCCTGACCTCTCAGTGACCTTTTCGTGCTCTGGCCCCTTGCAGGTTATGTTGGCGCGGCCACAGTGGGCGCAGCTGCCTGGTGGTTTGTTGCTGCTGAGGATGGACCAAGGATCACCTTCTACCAGCtggtgagagagagcgcaagagCTCCCCCTCCTGACCGTCCCTGCTCCTGCAGAATGAGCACTGGGTCATAACCAAGGAGGTTTACAGAAGAAAAGAGGATGCATTCCAAGCCCTTTTACCCTATGCTCacttcacctctcacttctcaAGCATATGCGAATTTCTCACTCTCAACGCTGAGGGCTAAGGATGACTCTGCGGAGCCCAAAGTGTCTGAGAAATAGATTGTTCCACATAAAATGTTTCCTTAGCCCAACATAGCGAACAATCATGGACTGTCATACACCGAAAACAATGATTCTGGGCACGGTAAACACTCTACTTCTATAAACCTGCTTGGTTAAACTACCAGACTGGAAAACATAAGGGTCACTACCCAGCTCCTTTGTATATATTTTACCAATATTGCAGTTTGGAGAAGTATGCAAGtagaaaatacaaatacaagaaaAGTTTTATCCCTAGCCCCTCTTATCACATATGGTTTTGTTTGCCCATAGTTCCGGCAATGTACTGATGTGATGTAACCTGTTgtctcctccaatcagagccACTTCCTGCAGTGTTCCCCTGACAATCCAGAGTTCCAGGGTCTGGAGTGTCACATGTTCGAGTCGCCCTATCCCATGACCATGGCCCTGTCAGTGTTGGTGACCATTGAGATGTGCAACGCCCTCAACAGGTcagtcactgcactgcacccTGAAAGAAAAGGCTTGTTCTGAAGGCACTAGTCTGAGATCAGCAGATCTCATACAAGTTGCTTCAGTGTATATAATGCAGTCAGTGCTTCTGTGTAAGAAGCCAGTGTGGGCCTGACCCTTTACTACTTCCTGTCCAATAACAGTGCAGCTGTA belongs to Megalops cyprinoides isolate fMegCyp1 chromosome 5, fMegCyp1.pri, whole genome shotgun sequence and includes:
- the atp2a2b gene encoding sarcoplasmic/endoplasmic reticulum calcium ATPase 2b; protein product: MENAHTKTVEEVYSYFTVNESTGLALEQVKRQREKWGPNELPAEEGKSLWELVVEQFEDLLVRILLLAACISFVLAWFEEGEETITAFVEPFVILLILIANAIVGVWQERNAENAIEALKEYEPEMGKVYRQDRKSVQRIKARDIVPGDIVEVAVGDKVPADIRLTSIKSTTLRVDQSILTGESVSVIKHTDPVPDPRAVNQDKKNMLFSGTNIAAGKAVGVVVATGVNTEIGKIRDEMASTEQERTPLQQKLDEFGEQLSKVISLICIAVWIINIGHFNDPVHGGSWIRGAIYYFKIAVALAVAAIPEGLPAVITTCLALGTRRMAKKNAIVRSLPSVETLGCTSVICSDKTGTLTTNQMSVCRMFIIDSAHGDSCSLSEFTITGSTYAPEGEVLQNGQPVRCSKYDSLVEMATICALCNDSSLDYNETKGVYEKVGEATETALTCLVEKMNVFDTNVKNLSKIERANACNSVVKQLMKKEFTLEFSRDRKSMSVYCTPNKARSSIGKMFVKGAPEGVIDRCTHVRVGGDKVVMTPGIKERILSVIREYGTGRDTLRCLALATRDNPTRKEDMVLDDSSRFIEYETDLTFVGCVGMLDPPRAEVAASIKLCSRAGIRVIMITGDNKGTAVAICRRIGIFGPDEDVTGMAYTGREFDNLSPAGQRDAVIKARCFARVEPSHKSKIVEYLQSYNEITAMTGDGVNDAPALKKSEIGIAMGSGTAVAKTASEMVLADDNFATIVAAVEEGRAIYNNMKQFIRYLISSNVGEVVCIFLTAALGFPEALIPVQLLWVNLVTDGLPATALGFNPPDLDIMNKPPRNAREPLISGWLFFRYLAIGCYVGAATVGAAAWWFVAAEDGPRITFYQLSHFLQCSPDNPEFQGLECHMFESPYPMTMALSVLVTIEMCNALNSVSENQSLLRMPPWENVWLLGAICLSMSLHFLILYVEPLPMIFQITPLNLTQWLMVLKISLPVILLDEVLKFIARNYLEPGKELDKPAGGACSFSTCMEGVSWPFVALFFPLVLWLYSTDTNMSDLFWS